CCCGTAATCCCTGGCGGGCGCACCACGGATTGCGGGACAGCCCTTAGAGGCGCCGCGCGGCCACGGGCAGCCGGGTGCCCGTGGCGGGTCCACAGCCTTTCAACGTCCGAGTGCCTTGCGCAGCTGGTCCTTGTTCATCGACGAGCGGCCTTCCACGTTGCGCTTCCTGGCCTCCTCGTACAGCTGATCCTTCGTCGGCCCTTGTGCTCCCTCGTGGGAACGCCGACCGCCGCGTTCGGAAGCCGACTTGGGGTCCCGGAGCGACGCCGGGCTCGCGGTCCTGGACTCCCCCGAGCGCGCCCGCTCCTTGTTGACGGTGCGCGCCGCGATCTCCTCCGCACGCTTCGTCGACGTACCGCGCTTCTCCGCACCCTCCTTGATGTGCTCGTACTGGCGTTCCCGCTTGGAGCTTGATCCTGCCGGCATCGCGTCTCTCCTCACTGTCGGACGGCGGTGACGCACCGCCGCACCCACCACCCCACACCCTGGCGCCTACGCACGCCGGGCGGGAGGCCCGAACGGGGCAGGGCGCGCCGCCGGGCCGGTCGCGGGGCGTGACCGTTCGAGATGCAGGCGGGCCCTCGCGCTGTTTCGCTGAGGGGGTCCGCTCCCCCACTGATGCAGGAGTGATCATGAGCGTTGCAGGTGAGTCCGGCGGCCGTGTACGGCAGCTGCGAGCCAAGGCGCAGGAACTGAACGAGGCCGCGGAACGCGCCACCGATCCCGAGCAGCGGCAGCGGCTCCAGGACAAGGCCCGCCGGCTGCGGGAGCAGAGCGAGCAGGAGAGCTCCATGAACGACCGCGGCATGGACCCGATGGTGTAGGCCCGGACCACGCTGCCGGTGGTTCTCACCTGTGCGGGAGGATCACCGGCAGAAGCATGCCCACCCCACCGATCCCCACGGAGCCGTACCGCCGATGTCCACCCCCCATGATCCGTACGTACGGGTGCGCGGCGCGCGCGAACACAACCTCCGCGACGTGGACGTCGACATCCCGCGCGACACGCTCGCGGTCTTCACCGGCGTCTCGGGCTCGGGAAAGTCCTCCCTGGCCTTCGGAACGATCTACGCGGAGGCCCAGCGCCGCTATTTCGAGTCCGTCGCCCCGTACGCGCGCCGGCTGATCCACCAGGTCGGGGCACCCGACGTCGGTGAGATCACCGGTCTGCCGCCCGCCGTGTCGCTGGAGCAGCGCCGGTCGGCGCCCGGAGCGCGCTCCTCGGTGGGCACGGTCACCACGCTGTCCAACTCCCTGCGCATGCTCCTCTCCCGTGCCGGTGACTACCCGCCCGGTGCGGAGCGGCTCGACTCCGACGCCTTCTCGCCGAACACGGCGGCCGGCGCGTGCCCCGAGTGCCACGGCCTGGGGCTGATCCACCGCACCACCGAGGAACTGCTCGTACCGGACCCGTCGTTGTCCGTCCGGGACGGCGCGATCGCGGCCTGGCCCGGGGCCTGGCAGGGCAAGAACCTGCGCGATGTGCTGGACGCCCTCGGGTACGACATCGAGCGTCCGTGGCGGGAGCTGGAGCCCGCTGACCGCGAGTGGATCCTGTTCACCGACGAGCAGCCGGTGGTGACGGTCCACCCGGTGCGTGACGCGGGCCGGATCCAACGCCCCTACCAGGGCACGTACATGAGCGCCCGGCGCCATGTGATGCACACGTTCGCGGACTCCCGGAGCCGGACACTGAGAGCGAAGGTGGAGCGCTTCCTGACGAGCGCACCCTGTCCGGTGTGCGGGGGCGGCAGACTGCGGCGGGAGGCGCTGGCGGTCACCTTCGCCGGCCGCACGATCGCCGACCTCGTGGCGCTCCCGCTGACGTCCCTCACCGAGGTGCTGCTGGAGTCGGGCGGGGGCAGCGACACCGCGCGCGTGCTGACGGCCGACCTGCTGGCCAGGATCGAGCCGGTGACGGAGCTGGGGCTCGGCTACCTCAGCCTCGACCGGACGGCCCCCACGCTGTCCTCGGGCGAGCTGCAGCGGCTGCGGCTCGCCACCCAGCTGCGGTCGGGGCTGTTCGGTGTCGTCTACGTGCTGGACGAGCCGTCGGCGGGCCTCCACCCGGCCGACACGGAGTCGCTGCTCGGCGTCCTCGGCAGGCTCAAGGAGGCGGGGAACTCGGTGTTCGTGGTGGAGCATCAGATGGATGTGGTGCGGCAGGCCGACTGGCTGGTGGACGTGGGCCCGCTGGCCGGCGAGCACGGGGGCCGGGTCCTGCACAGCGGGCCTCCGGCGGACCTCGCCGGGGTGGCCGGGTCCGCGACACGGCGGTTCCTCTTCGACGAGGACCCGGCGCCGGCACGCGAGCCGCGCGAGCCGTCAGGGTGGATCACCCTCGGCGGGGTGGACCTGCACAACGTGCGCGGTGTCGACGCCGTCTTCCCGCTGGGGGTGCTGACGGCGGTCACCGGTGTGTCGGGATCCGGCAAGTCCACCCTCGTCGGACAGGTCCTGGCCGGCGTGCTCGCCGACCGGCGGTCCGCCGAGTCCGCGACGGCGCCGGTGACGCGGGGCTGCGCGTCGGCGCAGGGCCTGGACGCGGTGGACCGCCTCGTACAGGTCGACCAGCGGCCCATCGGCCGTACGCCCCGCTCCAACCTGGCCACCTACACGGGTCTGTTCGACGTCGTACGCAAGCTCTTCGCGGAGACGGAGACGGCACGGGCCCGGAAGTACCGGGCGGGCAGGTTCTCGTTCAATGTGGCGGGCGGGCGGTGCGAGACCTGCCAGGGCGAGGGGTTCGTCTCGGTCGAGCTGCTCTTCCTGCCCAGTACGTACACACCCTGCCCGGACTGTCACGGTGCGCGCTACAACCCGGCGACCCTGGAGGTCACCTTGCGCGGTCTCACGATCGCCGAGGTGCTGGACCTGACGGTGGAGGCGGCGGCCGGCTTCCTGGCGGGGACCCCGGCGGCCGAGCGCAGTCTGCGTGCCCTGCTCGACGTCGGGCTCGGCTATCTGCGCCTGGGGCAGCCGGCGACGGAGCTGTCGGGCGGTGAGGCGCAGCGGATCAAGCTCGCCACGGAGCTCCAGCGCGCCCGCCGGGGGCACACCCTCTATCTGCTGGACGAGCCGACGACGGGCCTGCACCCCGCCGATGTGGAGGTGCTG
The DNA window shown above is from Streptomyces sp. Alt3 and carries:
- a CDS encoding plasmid stabilization protein — protein: MPAGSSSKRERQYEHIKEGAEKRGTSTKRAEEIAARTVNKERARSGESRTASPASLRDPKSASERGGRRSHEGAQGPTKDQLYEEARKRNVEGRSSMNKDQLRKALGR
- a CDS encoding DUF6381 family protein, whose protein sequence is MSVAGESGGRVRQLRAKAQELNEAAERATDPEQRQRLQDKARRLREQSEQESSMNDRGMDPMV
- a CDS encoding excinuclease ABC subunit UvrA, translated to MSTPHDPYVRVRGAREHNLRDVDVDIPRDTLAVFTGVSGSGKSSLAFGTIYAEAQRRYFESVAPYARRLIHQVGAPDVGEITGLPPAVSLEQRRSAPGARSSVGTVTTLSNSLRMLLSRAGDYPPGAERLDSDAFSPNTAAGACPECHGLGLIHRTTEELLVPDPSLSVRDGAIAAWPGAWQGKNLRDVLDALGYDIERPWRELEPADREWILFTDEQPVVTVHPVRDAGRIQRPYQGTYMSARRHVMHTFADSRSRTLRAKVERFLTSAPCPVCGGGRLRREALAVTFAGRTIADLVALPLTSLTEVLLESGGGSDTARVLTADLLARIEPVTELGLGYLSLDRTAPTLSSGELQRLRLATQLRSGLFGVVYVLDEPSAGLHPADTESLLGVLGRLKEAGNSVFVVEHQMDVVRQADWLVDVGPLAGEHGGRVLHSGPPADLAGVAGSATRRFLFDEDPAPAREPREPSGWITLGGVDLHNVRGVDAVFPLGVLTAVTGVSGSGKSTLVGQVLAGVLADRRSAESATAPVTRGCASAQGLDAVDRLVQVDQRPIGRTPRSNLATYTGLFDVVRKLFAETETARARKYRAGRFSFNVAGGRCETCQGEGFVSVELLFLPSTYTPCPDCHGARYNPATLEVTLRGLTIAEVLDLTVEAAAGFLAGTPAAERSLRALLDVGLGYLRLGQPATELSGGEAQRIKLATELQRARRGHTLYLLDEPTTGLHPADVEVLMRQLHGLVDAGNSVVVVEHDMAVVAGADRVLDMGPGGGDRGGRIVATGTPREVARAAGSRTAAYLAKALRTG